The sequence CACTAGAGTCACACAGTGGTGGAAACCCCTACATCTGGTCTGGTGGAAACCCCTACATCTGGTCTGTTTGTGTGCCCCTGAGTTTATCTGTGAGACACAGGGTCGGGGGGGCGGCTCTTGTTTGGCATGCCAGCACTGTGGCAGCCACAGCTGAGCTCTTAGTGCTAGAGCAGTGTCGCTGTGTCATCCCATAAACCTTCCTGAGATCTGCAGTGCTGGTAGAGGAGATCTTACAGGGCAGgctttccttcactttctgccaattcTGAGCAGCATTTAACTGGACACCGTCCTGTTTTTTCACCTTGAGATAACCTTGAATACGTTTTTATTTATAtgaagattgatttcctttagagtcaGTCCTCTTTTGAATGATGTCAGTATCTTTTTGATGATtactacctctttttttttttttaatcaatcctGTAGACAAAATCTCTTCTCAATGTTATCTTCTGTCTTTCTGGACTTAACCACTCTGAGGAAGTCCATATTCTGTCAATTCTGGATGTAAAATCCACAGATACAGGTCAAATACTTAACAAACCCTACAAGTGCAGACATGACCCTTTCAACACCAACAAAATTTGGTATTGTCACTTCCTCCCCAACTGCCTTTTTCTGCACACTCCCCTGTGACAGCAGCTTCCATACTTCCACCCAGATCTCTGCCACTACATCAAAATCTGAAGCAGAATATTCACCAACCTTCAACCACACACCTTCcaaacttttgtttatttttttcaaccctAATAGCTATTAGACAAACTATTCTTCAGCATCCATTTCATCCAGCTCCGTTCCCTTTATTTTCCCAGGGATACCTACTATGTTAAGTGGCATTAATAGTCGCTCCTGTGTAACATCAACAGCACTCTGAACCAGTGGCACTCTCTCATATTTACTTCCTCAATATCCCTACAGACAGGAATTCAACCAACAGCTTTTTCTGCATGTGGATTTTCTGGCCAAATAAATTTACCTGGGcaaatcatttctctttctttcaaaggTCTCCTAAATCTCCCTACTTCAATTTTGTGGTCCCATCATTGGAAAAGATCATCTCAACCGACTGTCAGACTCCCTATCCATTCCTGACCGTGACTGTCCACCATCAGATGAGAGAGTCATCTTGAGTACCACTGACTCTACCAGGAAAGAAAACCGCCACCTCCCTACCACTGACCCCTTCAGATAGAGATGCACCTGCTCACATGTGGGAAGAGACAGAAAGTTGAGAGTGCTTCTACACcacccctctctcttctcttcatcaAGTCTTGTCTTTTCACCTCCAGCACCTCCCTCTGCTCCCACACTCCTCCCCTTGTGCACAgccacctccctcctcctcagTGCAGTCCTCTCCTCAGCATTTGCTGTACTCGCTGATCCCTCCAGATCCATGGCACTCCATCCCTCCTACATGGATAACAAAGTCCACACTTCCTTTCTGCTAGTGAGTTAACTTCACCATCCCCACTGTCTCTCCTTTGTTTTCTCCTGTAAGTCACACAGGACTTGGTGACACAGCTGTTCAGAACCAAGAATGATTCATTTCCGCACAACGAGGATCCATTTATGGAGGAgcacaaaacacaaaacaacgAATGCTTGAAGGAGAAGTAAATTCTCAAGAAAAGAGAATGCTTTTCTACGTGGGATTTATAGGCtttgaaaaagaggaaatcaAGACACCCAGTTGGTAACATCCATCCCCTGCCACAAATGAGCAGAACACTTTCTTAAATTAAAGAGTtgtatttcaatttatttaattttgttttatttaaataaggtACATAGTTGAACAGATAGGGCTTATATTTTAGTAATAAATGCGACCATGGACTACactgatttataattttatttcttaaatacgCTATTTGATTAAACAAATCATGCTTGCAGTTTGCCCAAAAAAGCCACCAATGATCTACCCAGAACTTATAATCAAGTAGATAATTGTCGAAGACATACAAtctaaaagcagaaatatttccaATTCAATATAATTTCCATTCAAGGTATTCCCATCCCACTTCAGAAAAAACAACCCGTCAAAATGATACACCAAGCcgaaaggacaaaaggaaattaGTATCCATATAGATGAATAAAATAGACACTGTTCCTTTTTCTTAGATTATCCTTCAATGCATTGCTTGTCCCGGGCTCCGTGATCAGCCTTGATTGTCCATCCAGCAAAGAGAGTCCTCAAGATTAACCTCCATGCAGAACCCTGTGAGCACTGAGTTCTTTCTTCCAGGTCCAGTTCCACACCATCGTTCCCCATGGAAGGGTTGACATATCTCCCGGTGTTCCATGTTCCCTGGGCCAGGCGATGCTCTCCTCCTCCACTTCCTTCACTGCGtggggtgttcagttcagtcctcagtcatgtccgaccctttggaTACCTGAAAACAAATCAAACATAGACCGCCTTTAGCAGAAACGGCTTTGAAGAAGCCTCTCCCAGAAAATGCTCAGTAGCCCGAGAGTCCAGGCATGAGTTCTTACTGACAAAGCAGCTGAAACCAACCAAGAAGCTTCCTCAGTAGAAGCAGACGGTGTACAGAAAGCTCCTTCCTGTTTTCTCCTTCGCTGCCTGGAGCAGCTCGGCCAGACGACTTTGCATGTCATCTGCCTGCTGGAGACCCTGGCAGAGCTCACAGATGATCGAGGCTCCAAGGCTGGCTGCCTCCAGGGTGTCGTCTATGTCCACGTTGACGACCAGCACAGGCTGCCAGGTCTCCTGATCCCTGGCGCACAGGTCGGCCACCACCCTGTTATAGGCTCTCTCCCCACAGGTGAAGATGACATCAAAGGGATCTGGGCACTCTTGAAACCTTTCTGGGCCAGGCTTGATTCTCTCATTTCTCTTCAGGATGTGTAAGACTCCATTCCTTTTGTAGTGCTTTTGATCTTTCGAGGAGAGGTCACTGTGCATCTTCTTATAGGACGTGGAGAAGTCATAGAGCACGGGTGGGTTGTGTGCCCCTCCTGGGAGCCTCACGTGGGATCCGGCTCCAAAGGACCTGACATGGAACCCGTTCTTCCTGAGGACGCGGTGGGCTTCCATGCTCCTGTTGACGTTGCTCATGCAGACCACAGCCACCCTGagtggggaggagggcatggcggcaGCCTCTTGGGACTCCAGCTGGACAGGAGGACTTCAGGGTCTGAGGGGGACTCTGAAGGCCAGGGAGATGACCGGCTGGGTCCAGTTTTGTAATGAGCATTTGaatcagagaagagagaaggcctTTATATGGAGGCATGGGCCCAAGGTGGGCGGAGACCACTTGATTGGTGATTGGCTTAACTCTTGAGTGATTGGATCTAGATAGTGCACCCAATTGGGTGACCAGAACAACCCGGTGATCCA comes from Dama dama isolate Ldn47 chromosome 1, ASM3311817v1, whole genome shotgun sequence and encodes:
- the LOC133054562 gene encoding RNA polymerase II subunit A C-terminal domain phosphatase SSU72 like protein 3-like, yielding MPSSPLRVAVVCMSNVNRSMEAHRVLRKNGFHVRSFGAGSHVRLPGGAHNPPVLYDFSTSYKKMHSDLSSKDQKHYKRNGVLHILKRNERIKPGPERFQECPDPFDVIFTCGERAYNRVVADLCARDQETWQPVLVVNVDIDDTLEAASLGASIICELCQGLQQADDMQSRLAELLQAAKEKTGRSFLYTVCFY